ttttttggtactggggtttgaacccaggttgCTTAAACACTTGagtcacatttccagccctttttattttttattttgatacagtgtTTTGCTGAATTGTTTAGGACCTCAtgaagttgctaaggctggcttgaacttaCTATcatcttgcttcagcctcccaacttgTTGGGATTACATATGTCTGCTACCATGTccagtttaataatttttatttttattttaatattttatttacattttagttttcggcagacacaacatctttgtttgtatgtggtgctgaggatcgaacccgggccacacccatgccgcttgagccacatccccagcccccagtttaatgatttttaatgtgtAGTGTTAGGTGCAGAACAGGCTGAACTATGttatctgcagggcaggctgaacaaatgttagctgcaggatggcccacgcactcaaacccccctctgtctggtcctttatcacctgtttgcgtcaaagctgaacactcaaccccccttgtgccaacaaggcatcttgcagacccagaggccccattaaatttgggctataaaaactccctcctgctgggaccccctctctcttgctctgtctctctctcttgatctGTCTCCCTTGCGCGCatgctctcctctctctccctctctctctttctctcttttctcctctgttgcactgctgcaaaaagatctcttggtcgctcggagtgttgtggtcactttcctttcatgtAGGTCTCGTGAAATTTTTGTCAGAGTTTCccctaaatatttcattattgtatTTCTCAATACTATGCAAATGGTGTtttgtttcagtactggggattaaacaggGCATTTGTAgtactgagctatgtctccaggctttttaaattttttatttttagatatggtctcactaagtagtccaggctggccttgagcttctgatcttcctgcctcaactgcCCCAGttgctggggattacaggtgtgtgccgctgtGCCTGGTATAAatggtgttttaaaaatttcaacttcTAATAATATACagaaattcaatttatttctgtGTATCAATCTTATATCCTGCAACCTTCTAGAACTCATTAACAAGTCCAGTGACATATTCGTAGATTCTTTGGGATTATCAATTAGGTTGTATGTggataaaaatagttttgttttttctttccaatctaaatgctttttttccctccccctccccctccccctccccctccccaggagcactttaccattgagatacatccccagccctttttattttttcagacaagggctctctaagttgcttagagccttgctaaattactgagccttgctaaattacttgaacttcaatccttctgcctagatgtctttttttttttttttctttctttccttattgctCTGGCTAAGACTCTAGTATAATGTTGAATGTTGAAACATCTGATCTTGGGAATGCACACAATCTTTTATTATGAAGTATGCTGTTAACTGTAGGCATTTCCTAGATAGCTTTTATCAGAAAGTTCCCTTCTGTTTCGAGTTAGTTGGAATGTTATTTCTGAAAATCAAAGATGGGGGTTGGGAGTATAGCTTAGTGAGAGactgcttgcttagcatgtgaagatcctgggtttgatcccagtactgcaaaatttcaaaaagttGGAAGTGAATGTTGGATTTGGTCAAATATGTCTAGGTAAAAAATTGTGGCACGTCCTATTTTCAACTATTAAGAAAAAGGGACAGTGCTGAATGGgtgtttttttcctgaatctaCTGAGACTGTTTTCCTTTCCTACACCCTCCCTGCCCAATATGGTGAATTATATTGATTTAAACATGTTCTGGCAAGTCACTTCATCTCAGCCTCAAGAGGCTTTTTGGAAAACGGGAAAATACCTCCACGCATATTTATGGCACATGGAAAAGACCTGGCCcaaatgcctggcacacagtaggtactcaatataAATTGActtacaaaaattatataaatttacacCGGATTCTAGGTGTCTGTGTTCTTATTTTACCCACGGCCTCCTTCCCCTCTTAATTCTTCCCTGCCTCGCGGTCTAGCATAGTGCctgctggcacacagtaggcgtCTGTCAATAAAAATACGAAAGAACGGTTGCGGCGGCCGCCCGCCCCGCCCACCTCGCTGCTTCCCACCCGCGCTGTTACCCCGAGCTTCGGACGCTCAAACTTCAGGCCGCAGCCGATGGGCGTAGCCCGGCCCCTGCCGACCAATCAGAGCCCGTTCTCTGGGGCTCCGCTTTATTCCTAAAGTTGAGCCCGGCCTCAGAAGCTGACCAATCGGCTGTGGGTCCCTGTTACCAGCGTCCCAAAATTGAAACTGCCGCTATGGACTCGCAGTAAACGCTCGGAAGCatcccggccccgccccgcccctggCCAATCAGGACGGCCATATGAGGCCCCGCCCCCGGAACGCGCGGGGCGTGGCGAGGCGGGACTCGGGCACTGTGGGTCGGACGCTTCCGGCGGTGAGTTCGGCGGATGCACACGGGCTTGGGCAGCAGGGTCTCGGATGCGTCCGCACGTGCACACCCAGCAGCGGGCCAGGGGCCCGGGATGCTAGAGGACGGGGCTGGCTCCCGTTCCCCGGGGTTCCGCGTGGGCGTCCCCCGCTCTGCCACCGACGCTTTCTGTCCCTGTGTCTGACTTGAACGTTGCCTTCCGCTCTCGTCTGCGCCGCCCTCAACTTTCCAGAGGGGCGGCGGGGCGGCCGGAGGGCCGTGCTGGTTGTGCCTTCAGCCCTGTGCGAAAACAGACCCTCGGCCTGCAGGGGAGCGGCCCGGCGTCGCTGGCCAGGTAAAGGCGGGGCCCGAGTTTGAGAGCCGGGGGCTTTGAGAGACGTGGGAAACTTGGGGCAGCCTGCAGAAGTCCCCGACCGAGGCAGGTGTGTGTCCCGGAGCCGGGGTCCTGGGGTTGGGGCGTGAGGAGGAGGTGTTTTCTCAGACCCCTTTCTGCGCTGCCGGGGAAGGGCTTTCTAGACCAGGCCTGGATCCAGATTTGGTTCCCGTCATGGATTTGCCCCTTCCTGGTTGTGAGTTGAGGCAGGTTGCTAAACCTCTTTGGActttggtttcttcttctttttttaaaaatattttttaaaaattgtagctgaacacaatagctttattttatgtatttatttttatgtggtattgaggatcgaaccagggcctcacatgtgctaggcaagcgctctaccactgagctatgaccccagccctggacttTGGTTTCTTTACAAgtcaaaagaaagagaatgaagccaggcacagtctgaggctaggcaggaggatcctgaattcaatccATCCTCAGCAAGGgcgaggtggtaagcaactcagtgagaccctctcaataaaatacaaaatagggagctgggaatgtggctcaagcagtagtgcactcgcctggcatgcgtgcggcccgggttcaatcctcagcaccacatacaaacaaagatgtgttcgccgaaaactaaaaaataaaataaaaaaataaataaataaatgaataaaataaaatacaaaatagggttggggatgtgtggctcagtACCCCCGAGTTCATTCCCTGATTatccaccctcccccccaaaaaaaagaatggattgtGGTGTAGCTTtgtggcagagcacatgcttgGCGTacttcaggccctgggttcaatactgaaTATAtccacaacaaaaaaaaaagaagaagaagaagaaagaaagaaaagaaggagggtaggtgggaggcaggaaagaagaaagtatCCTTTTAGaagcttgaatttttaaaattttgttagattCACAGGTTACAAATCTTTAGATTTTCAGACTTGGCATTAGTTGCTTTTTGCGGATTAAACTAGTCTAATTTCCTAGTCAGGGCTCTTCAAGGGGAATTTGTCTCTCTTGGCCTTGTTTAGTCCTAACAAACAACAACCTGGTGGGGTAGATGCTGTTACCATATTTGGAGGATGTGAAAAGAAGAcaacagagaggttaaataacttgcctgtGGCTGCATAGTTCAAGAGCATCCCagtggggtttgaacccaggcttCTGGCACCAAGGCACCTTCCTCATCCCTGTGACTTGCCATCTTGACTTCAGGCGGAAGAAAGGACCTCCTGTGACCCTGATATCTGGAGTGATGGAGGATATGCCCAGGATGATGGAGACTGAGGACCTCCTGCAGCTTCGGCTGCTCAGCCTGAAGCTCCTGAGGCAGCTGCAGGCTGGGCAAGATGCCGTGCAGCGGTCAGTGGCCAAGGCAGCCCCAAAGGTGGGTATCTTCCTTAGGAACTCCCAGGGGACAAGGAAGGGGCTGTCTGACTCTTAAGAACAGTACCCAGGCCTCCAGTGTCTTCTTGATCATTGTGCCTATTTTATGGATGATGCAAAACTGAGGCCTTGGGAGGTAAGGTACTGGGCTGGGACACTGCCCAGGGTGGAGCAGTGATGGCCTAGGCCATGGTGTCTAGTGCAGGCAGGGTGGATGGGCTCTGGCTGTGCTACCCCTTGGGTGACCTGGCTTGCCTTCTCCAGTCAGGCCTGAACTCCTGCAACATCTACGACTCAGAGACACCATTGTCCCCAGAAACTTCCTCAATCTCCTGGCAAGCCTCCTGTTCACAGGACAGATGCCATAAGTGGGACCCGCTGGATACCCATGGAGATGACCCCTGTGATGTGGCCTGGCTTGACAGGGTCAGCCCAAGGGTGGCATCTCAACCACCTGTCAAGGGCCAACACCTAGAGCCCTCGGGCCAACCCAGATTCCACTCACTGACCACCATAGACTCAAAGGAGCCAGCGCCTTTATCAGGGTTGTGTGATCGCGTCCCAAGATCCATCCTGGCTGAACAAAGCGAGCAGTCCAAGGTAACAGAGAGAGGTGGGCATCCACCAGTGAGGCttccttgagcctcagtttccctatctgacAGATGTGCTATGGGCAGTATCCCTTGGGGCAGAAGGCTTCCAGGAGGTACCTTGAGTTTTATCTGTGCAGCCTAAGTTGTTGATAAGTGTTTCTGCTAGTTTTTCAGACAGCAGTTGGGAAGAATGTGATGAGCCCCATTATACACGTGGGGAGACGAGGCTCGGAGCCTAGACTTCTTCAGAGCCATGCATAAAGTGGGGGCATAAAGCCTAAACTCATTTTCAGGCTTTTGAGCTCTCACTTGAGCCCCAGGGCCCAAGCAGGGTGAAGTCAAGACACATTCCCTGTATCCCCCCATTGTGGGCCTCTTTGAGCCAGGCCTGCCAGCCCAACCCTTGCCCCCTTCGCCTCCCTCCTTAGTCCAGAGTGACCTGCCAGGAGCCTGCCACACCTGAGAGCAGCTGGAGCCTCCAGCCGTACCTGGGCTATGACTGGATTGTAGGTAAGGCCTGCCCTCTGCTCACACCTTTCCTGGGAAGGGCGGTTGAGTCCTGCTTTGTCTGTTCTCTTAGTCTCTGCACAGAGGTGCTGCATCTGTTGAGTGAACAGAGCCAGAGCTGCTGTGTTTTTGAGCATTTATTACATGCTGGGCCCTGCACAGCTCGGCCTAGGTCATCTTTCTGTGTTTCACCCCTAGCCCTCCCCATGGTGGCCTctgcctgctctcccctggccttcTCGGCCTCATTCTTGAATGTTTCGGTATATATGACATCAAATTTGCCATCTTACCCATTTCTAAGTGTGCAGTTCGGTGGCATTAAGGACACTGACATTGCTGTGCCACCATCCAtgtccagaactttttcatcttgtatACTGAAACCCTCTGCCAAGGAAACAGACTCTCTGTCCCAGcctcaccccagcccctggcaagtACCTTCTCCTGTCCCTGCAAATTCTGTATCCCCTCAGGAGATGGGCTTGTTCATGCAGGACCATGTGTCAACGCATCCATGAGTATTCTGTGCATCctattcttattatttatttaaaatatttatttttgtgtggtgctgaggatcgaacccagtgcctcagtgctctgctgctgagccacaaccccagcccctattcttattttttaaatagggccttgctaagcggCCAAGGCCTGCCttgctcctcccacctcagcctcccaagtcatctGCCTGTCTTCTCCATCACTTTTTCTCACACTGAGCTTTATGTCCTGACGTTCCACCAACACTGCTTCCTCCTCACACGCTCTCctgtcccacccacccccatcttCCTGGCTGCTCCTTCCCAGTTCCCTCTGCTGGGTTCTCTTACCTGTTCCTGTCTCTACACCCCAGCATCTGA
This sequence is a window from Marmota flaviventris isolate mMarFla1 chromosome 10, mMarFla1.hap1, whole genome shotgun sequence. Protein-coding genes within it:
- the Miip gene encoding migration and invasion-inhibitory protein isoform X3, with protein sequence MEDMPRMMETEDLLQLRLLSLKLLRQLQAGQDAVQRSVAKAAPKSGLNSCNIYDSETPLSPETSSISWQASCSQDRCHKWDPLDTHGDDPCDVAWLDRVSPRVASQPPVKGQHLEPSGQPRFHSLTTIDSKEPAPLSGLCDRVPRSILAEQSEQSKSRVTCQEPATPESSWSLQPYLGYDWIVGSMDSSSSITSKPETFFSTLQKFRETNKEECVYSTREPQFLGLCDSSDVEEDHECVYCYRVNKRLFLVPLDPGIPCRLCGRPRNPQGPRTLVESTRVRVSIPLSILDPPHQYRVHRRKSFDASDTLALPRGLRQRSSCLGRRAGV